A segment of the Luteolibacter arcticus genome:
TTGGCTTCGCGGAGCTGGAAGGACGCACTGTAGTATTTGGAAAGCGGGTCGAGCTGCGCCTTGAAGTGTTTGCCGATGACCAGGCTGACGAGAAGTGCGCCGGTGCCGGCAACGGGAGCCCAGCGCTTGAAATGACGGAGATAGGACGGCTTTCCGGGCGCGGGGAGGTTGACAGGTTTCCAAAGGAGCTTTCCGACGATCACCGCGAGGGCGAATGGAATCAGGATCCACAATAGCGGCCACGGCTGTTGCGAGTAGATGACATCGGTGAAGCCCCGGACCAGGGGAACGATGACAAGCAGCCAGAGCATCCCGATCACCACGGGAAAGAAGGCGACGGCGAGCAGCAGCTTGCGGCGGGTCGTTTGATAGCGGCCGGTCCTCATCCCAATCAGCAGCCACCAGCACCCGAGCAGGCCGAAGATCCCGGCCACGGTTCCGAGGCCGAGGATGACGGGACTGGTCGCGAAGCCGACCGCCGCGGTGATCAATCCCCCGCCGAGCAGGCCGAGCGACCATAGGGTCAGGCGCTCCTGCGAGTGCTCCGGGGCGAGCTTGGCGGGTGTAGGCGGCTTCGGTTTTTGAGACGATGCGTCATTGAGCCCGGACCGCACGGCATCGGCGCTCTGGTAGCGGCGCTCGCGTTCTTTCTCGAGGGCGCGCAGGACGACATCATCGATGCCCACCGAAGCGGTGCTTTTCTCACTGGGCAGCGGAAAGCGCCCGAGCGGCAGACCGCCGGTGAGCATCTCGTAGAAGACGACGCCAAGGCTGTAGATGTCCGCCCGGTGGTCGATCTCGCTGCCGCCTTCGATCTGCTCGGGAGCCATGTAGGCGGCGGAGCCGAGGGCGGAACCGGTGGCGGTCAGCGTGAGATGACTGGGGCCTTCGCTGAGCAATTGCGCGATGCCGAAGTCGACGATTCTCACCCGGCCGCGGGTGTCGATGAGGATGTTCTCCGGCTTGATGTCGCGGTGCAGCACGCCGTGGTCGTGGGCGAATTGGAGCGCGGCACACAGGTCGGGGACGAGCGCGAGCGCCTGCTCCGGCGTGAATCGCGCCGCTCGCATCGCCTGGCGGAGATTCACGCCATCGACGTACTCCATCAGCAGATAGCAGAAGTCGCCGCGCTGACCGTAGTCGTGGATGCCGACGATGTGCGGATGGCTCAGCTTCGCGAGCGTCAGGGCTTCCCTAGAGAATCGCTCGGCGAAGCCGGGATCGGCACTGAGTTCGGGCGCGAGAATCTTCAGTGCGATTAGCCGGTCGAGGTGCGGCTGGCGGGCCTTGTAAACGATTCCCATGCCACCGCGGCCGATGCATTCGAGCACTTCGAGCTCGGGAAAGGCGGCTTGGATCTCCTCCAGCGGCGGCACCCCGGCGGGTGCGCCTTCTTCGCGCGCACCCATCAGCACGCACACCGGACACAGCGGGGCATCGGGCGGCAGCGGACGATGGCAGGTAGGGCAAGTTTTCTCAGTCACATCCTTTCCTGACGATTCCAAGGCTGCCGGTTACACCCTGCCCGCGATTTCTGCTAGTGGCGTCGCTGCGTCATCATGAATTCGTTCCCCTCGGGATCGACGCACATCGCGAGGTGCAGCGTGTCTTCGGGCGTGTCATTCGGCTCGGAAGCCAACGTGCCGCCGCATTCTAACAGCCGGGCAATGCCCTCGCGCAGGTCGTCGAGCTGGAAGGAAAGGCCGGTCCACGTCCGCTTGCCCTCGCCGCCGCCGTGGACACCAATCGTGGCCCCGGCGATCACGATCTCGCTCCACACCTCGGACTCGAAGCTGACGACCCCCTCGAAAAGCTCGCGGTAGAAACGCAGGCAACGCTGCCAGTCGGCGGCCCAGAGGACGTACTTCACTTTTTCCACGCGCATGATGCCCAGTTCGCCCGCAGGCGATGCATTCGGCAATCCTGATCTTGCATCATTCCCGCCGAGTGACAATTTCCGCGAAGTCAAGTCATTGAAAGCGAGTCCTTTTGCCCCATTCTCATGATTGGCCGGGTAAATGCGATTGAATGAATCCCTGGCAGCATCCGTCTGTCCCGGTAACCCTTACCTAGAGGAGGAGAAAATATGAAATCAAGATACTTTCCCATGCTCGGCAGCCTGCTCGCCTTCACGGCGACCGGCCCCTTGCTGCTGCCCTTGCCGGCGTCCGGCCAAGCGGAGCAGGAACAAGCCGAAGCGAACCCGGATGTCGAGGTGCTGACCCGCGGGCCAGTCCACGAAGCATTCGCCGAAGCTGTCAGCTATGAGGCCGAGGCCGGCGTAACCATCAATTCCGCGCCACCGGAGTTGATCGAAGAACTTCCTCCTGACCAGCAACCGGACGGAGAGAACGTCACCTGGATCCCCGGTTACTGGGGATGGGATGACGAGGCGAGCAACTTCCTCTGGATCAGCGGAGTCTGGCGCAATATCCCGCCTGGTCGCCAGTGGGTGCCAGGCTATTGGAATGAACTCGGTGGCAGCAGCTACCAGTGGATTTCCGGCTACTGGGCTGACACCACCACGGAAGAGGTCGAATACGTCGAGACCGCCCCGCCGAAGAGCATCGATGCCGGTCCGAACATCGCCGCCCCATCGGAAGATCACAATTGGGTTCCCGGTAACTGGATGTGGAGTTCGTCCCGCTACGTATGGCGCCCCGGCTATTGGCTGGCCCTGCGCCCGAATTGGACTTGGGTGCCTTCCCGCTATTGCTATTCGCCCCGCGGCTACACCTATGTGGATGGCTACTGGGACTACGCGGTGATGAATCGTGGCGTGCTCTTCGCGCCGGTCCATTTCCGTGGCAATGCGTGGTCCACACCCGGCTATCGCTACACGCCTAGCCTGGTGGTCAGCCTGAGCGTTTTCGCCGATCACTTGTTCATTCGCCCGCGTGGTCACCACTACTACTTCGGCGACTACTACGCTCCGCGTTATGCGGACCGCGGCTACTACTCGAGCTTCAACTGGCATCGCAATCATCACCGTGGCTACGATCCGATCTACGCTTACCAGCGTTGGGATCATCGCCACGACCGCAACTGGGAGCGTCGTCATGAAGACAACTACAACTACTTCCGCGACAATGATCGCGCTCGTCCGCCTCACACCTGGGCCGCCATGCGGGGTCTGCGGAACGAGAAGTTCGACGATGACCGTGGACGCAGCCGGATGTTTGCGAACTCCTTCGATGGCTTCGTGAAGAGCCCCGGGCGCGACATGAAATTCCGCCCTGTGGACAAGGATCGCCGCGAGAAGATCGTGGCCGAGCGCCAGGAGATGCGCACCTTCACCCGCCAGCGCCGCGATATGGAATCCAAGACCGTTGCCACGACCGATGGGACCCCTCGGGGCGATCGGGCCGACAGAGGCGAAGGCGGTGAGAAGCAAAAGGGTGTGTTCCGCGAAAAACTCCGCCGCTCGCCGGTGGTCGGCCGCCAGGCCGAGCAGTTCGCTCAGAACGAAGCTCCGCCCAAGCGCCCGGAAGCCCGCGGTAACAAAGCCATTCTGAAGGGCGGCGACGCCGTGAAGGGTTCTGACGCCGCCGATGCTACTCCCGGCCGTGGCCAAGGCCGCGACATGACCAAGCGCGATGGTGAAGGCGAAAAGGTGACCCCGGAACGCGTTCCCGGCCGAGGCCAAGGAAAGGCCGATGGCACGAACGAACCGAAGGTGACCCCGAACGAGCGTGAGCGTCGCGCTCCCGGTCAGGACACCGAGGGCAAGCCACAACGCGAGAAGGCCACGCCGGAACGCGAAGTGCAGCCAAAGCCGGACCGCGAGAAGGCAACGCCGGAACGCCAGGTGAAGCCAAAGCCAGAGCGCGAGAAAGTGGCCCCCGAACGTCAGGTACAACCAAAGCCCGAACGCGAAAAGGCGACCCCCGAGCGTCAGGTCCAACCTAAGCCCGAGCGTCAGGTGCAGCCAAAGCCACAACGCGAGGTTCAACCGAAGCCCGAACGGCAGGTTCAACCAAAGCCCGAGCGTCAGGTCCAACCCCAGCGTCAGGTTCCAGAGCGCAAGGCCCAGCCCGAGCGGCAAGTCCAACCTCGCCAGCCTCAGGTGAAGCCCCAAGTGAAGCCGAAGGGCAAGGACAAGGAAGAGGCTCGTCAGGTCCCGCAGCGTCGCCCGGAGTCGAGCGTCCAGCGGATCGCCCAACCGAAGCCACAGGTCCAGGCTCGCCCGCAACCGCAGCAACGCCAGGTCCAACCGCGCCAGCAACAGGCTCGCCCGCAGCCACAGCAACGCCAAGTTGAGCCGCGCCAGCAGCAGGCCCGTCCGCAGCCCCAGCAACGCCAGGTCCAGCCGCCTAAGCAGCAGGCCCGCCCTCAACCACAGCAACGCCAGGCCCAGCCCCGTCAGCAACAGGTCCGCCCTCAGCCGCAGCAACGGCAGGGCAAGGATAAGAAGGACCGCGACAAGGAAGGCGCCTGATTAAACTCCGAGTTCACGCCGCGCAAGGGTTCGCCCTTGCGCGGCTTTTTTGTCGACGAGGACCCGCTGGGAACGCGGGATTTATCCCAATGCCTTTAAGGACTGGAAAAAAGCATCACCGCGGATTACGCGGATATCGCTGATAATAAGAGATATTGAAGATATCGAACCAGATGCCTTCAAGCTCCCGGCTATTGCTCCCGGTGCTACTTTCTCCATCCGTGCTATCCGCGCAATCCGCGGTAAATCAATCCCAACCTGATCCTCGGTTCCCTCTCCGAGCGTCCAATCCTCAAAGGCATTGGGATTTATCCCGCTCGGCATGCCCTCCGTAGCTTCAGCGAAGGAGGGACGGTAGATTCGCCGAACCTGCCAAGCGGAATAAACTCCGCGTTCCCAGTAGGGGACGGTGCCATACCGCACCTAGCCACGCCACTTTTTGATCAAATGCTTCACCAGATCCATCACGCCAGCACTCGGCAAGGTGGGATCCACATAGGCGTGGAGCACGTGGAACAGGAAGTAGTAGAAGCGGCAGGCCGCCCACACGCAGATGCCCAGCAGCAGCGCCCGATGAAGCGTGGGAAAGTCGACCCATACGATCAGCGCCCCGGACAACGCAGCGAGCAAGGCGAAGAGGATGCCCTTCGCGACGATCCAGCGTTTCGAGGTGAGGTCGGGGCCCATGCGCGCGGAGTGGGTTTCAATGCTTGGCCCGGCTTACCAAGGTGCCGGCCAGTGCGGCAGCAAGGAATGGAGCGGTGCGGGATTGCTTAGACTTCGCCACGGTTTCCGGCGGGCCTTGGGCGATGATCTTGCCGCCGTGGTCGCCGGCTTCGGGGCCGAGGTCGAGAATCCAGTCGGCTTCCGCGGCGACTGCCATGTGGTGCTCGATCACCACGACCGTGTGGCCTTCATCGACCAAGCGGTGCAGGACGTCGATCAGGCGCTTCACGTCTTCCAGGTGAAGGCCGACGGTTGGCTCCTCAATCAGGTAGAGATTGGTGCGGTTGAGCGTCTTGAGATTCTTCGCGGAAACGCGGCCCTTGGTAAGTTCCGTCACGAGCTTGATCCGCTGTGCCTCGCCGCCGGAGAGCGTTGGAGATGGCTGGCCGAGCTGAAGGTAGCCGAGGCCGGTATCCGCCAGCAGTTTCAATGGCGCGGCGATCCGCGGCTGCGACTCGAAGAACTCGGCCGCTTGCTCGATGGTCATGCGCAGCACCTGGCCGATGTTCTTCTCGCGGAAGCGGACCTCGAGCGTGGCGGGGTTGTAGCGCATCTCCACACAGGCCTCGCATGGCACCCAGGTGCTGGGCAGGAAGTCCATCTCCAGCTTCACGCGGCCATTGCCCTCGCAGACCGGGCAGCGACCGTCGCCGGTATTGAAAGAGAAGCGCGATGCCTCGTAGCCGCGGACCCGCGAGTCGGGAAGCTGGGCGAAGAGTTTCCGGATATCGTCGAAGACCTTCACGTAGGTCGCAGGACAGGAGCGCGAGGTCTTGCCGATCGGCGACTGGTCCACTTCGTATACGGACTGCAGCTTGTCGAAGCCACTGGCCTTGGTGAAAGGCGCGTTTCTGACCTTCTTGCCGTCACGATTGGCAATTGCCGCCACGGCGAGGCAGGAATGCATCAGTGTGGATTTTCCGGAACCGGAAATGCCTGTTAGAACCGTCAACCGCCCAAGCGGGATCGCGGCTTCGATCTCCTTCAAATTGTTTGCCTTGCAGCCGCTCAGCGTGGCGAAGGGATGATCATTCTTTACCGCCCGCCGCGTGCCGCGGGTGGGGTGGACGATGGGATTGGAGAGAGCGCGATAGGTCGGAGAAGTGATCAGTGCCGAGTGATCGGTGGCCGGTGATTTCTTCTTCGTGCCTTTCCCGCTGGTTGCTGTGCCTGGCACCCGGGGCGGAGGGCCTTGATACACCACTTCACCGCCAAGCCTTCCCGCACCTGGTCCCAGATCGATGAGATGATCGGCGCGGGCGATGGTGTCTTCATCGTGCTCGACCACGATCAAGCTGTTGCCGCGGTCGCGCAGGGCGACCAGTGTTTCTAACAGCGCGGCATTGTCCCGCGGGTGGAGTCCGATGGTCGGCTCGTCGAGCACGTAGAGCACGCCGCGCAGGTTCGAGCCGAGCTGCGCCGCGAGGCGGATGCGCTGGCTCTCGCCGCCGCTTAGGGTCTTGGCCGAACGATCGAGCTGGAGGTAGCCGAGGCCGACCTCCTGCAGGAAGGAGAGCCGCTGGCGGATCTCCGGCAGGATGTCCCGAGCGATGAGCTGGTCGCGATCCCCGGTGATGGTGAGCTTCTCGAAATGCCCGGCCGCGTGATTGACGGCAAGCCGTGCGAGGTCGGCGAGCGGGGTGCCCAGGAAACGCACCGCCCGGCCCTCGTCGTTGAGGCGGGCACCGTGACAGCTCGGGCATTCGACGAGTTCCTCGTCCTCCATCCGCTCGATCTTGCGGTCGGCATCCATCTCGGCCTCGAGCACGGATTCATAGCGCGAGGTATCGAGGTGGAAGCGATGCTTGGGCACCAAGCCATGGCCGCGGCACTTCGGACACCAGCCATGCGGCGAATTGAAAGAGAAGAGCCGCGGATCCAGCTCCTCGAAGGACTTGTGGCAACTCGGGCAGCTCGCCTCGGTGGAGAGCAGGATGATCTTCTTTTCCGGCGTGTAGAGCTTCAGCACTCCCTTGCCGATGTCGAGGGCCCGCGAGATGGTGGCAGGCAGGAGAGAGATGGCAGATGCCTCGGCATCGACTTTGCCTTTCTTTGGCACTTGCTCCTTCTCACTTGGCACTTCCGCCACCACGACGTCGATGTCGTGCTCCTTGAAGCGCTCCAGTCTCGTGAAGCCTTCGGAGTCGCGGAACTGCTTGTCTACTAGAAGTCTCGTAAATCCGTGCTTGAGCGCCCACTCGGCGACTTCGGTGTGGTAGCCCTTTCGTCCGCGGATGACCGGGGCGAGGATGGAAACGGAGCCCTTCTTGAGCAGGGTGCGGATGCTCTTCTCGATCGCCGCCAGCGATTGTTTCTCGACCGGCACATTGCAGTCCGGGCAGTAGCGCGTGCCGAGCTTGGCGTAGAGCAGGCGGATGAAGTTCCACAGCTCGGTGACGGTGGCCACCGTGGATTTCATGCCGCCCTGCGAGACGCGTTGCTCGATCGCCACGGTTGGCGGCAGGCCGGAAAGGGAATCGAGCTCGGGCTTCTCAAGCTGCTCGGCGAATTGCCGCGCGTAGGCGGACATCGAGTCGAGGAAGCGTCGCTGGCCTTCGGCGAAGAGGATGTCGAAGGCGAGGGTGGACTTGCCGGAGCCGCTCAAGCCCGAGACCACGACGAACTGGTCGCGCGGGATGTCGATCGAGATGTTCTTCAGGTTGTGCTCGCGGGCACCGCGCAGCGAGATGGTGTTGGAGGGCGCCGGAATGAGTGCCGCGGTTTTGCCGCGCGTGGGCTCAGGGGCGGAGCGCGGGTCTAACAGAGGCTTCAGGAAACGGGCGGTCTCGGTGGTTTGCGCGGCGATGTGCTCGGGCGATCCTTCGGCGACCAGCTTGCCGCCGTTGGTTCCTGCTTCAGGACCGAGGTCGAGGATCCAGTCCGCGCACTTGATCACGTCCAGGTTGTGCTCGATGACCAGCAAGCTATGGTCGGCATCCACCAGCCGTTGGAAGACGCCGAGCAGGCGCTCGATGTCCGAGAAGTGCAGGCCGGTGGTAGGCTCGTCGAGAATGAGGAGCTTCCCTGGGGTGCCCTTTTGATGGCCGGAGCTTCCAGCGAGGAGCTGGCACAGTTTGAGCCGCTGCGATTCACCGCCGGAGAGCGTGTTGAGCGGCTGGCCGAGCTTGAGGTAACCGAGGCCGACTTCGGCGAGCGGCTTGAGGAGCTTGGTGACCTGCTCGTGGCGCTTCGCGTGGGCGGTGGGGAGGCCTTCGGTTTCGCCGTAGAAGGTAAGTGCTTCCTCGATGCTCAGGTCGAGGATGTCGGCGATCGACTTGCCGAGGTAGTGGAGGTCGAGCGTGGATGGCTTGTAGCGGCGGCCGTTGCAATCGGGGCAGGTGACGTGCAAGTCGGAGAGGAACTGCATCTCCACCTTCTCGCTGCCGGCACCGGCGCAGCGGTCGCAGCGGCCTTCGCCGGAGTTGAAGGAGAAGAAGCCGGTTTGCAGCCCACGCGACTTCGCATCGTCCGTCAGCGCGAAGAGCTGGCGGATGGGATCGAAGGCACCGAGCAATACGGCCGGCGTCGAGCGCGGGGTGCGGGCCAGCGGGGATTGGTCCACGAGCAGGACATCGCTCAAGTACTGCGTTCCTCGTAGATCCTTGATCGGCGCGGGATCGAGCTCCGCCTCTTCCTTGCGCAGCTTGCGGCAGAGGTTCGCGTAGATGACGTCGTGGGCGAGCGTGGATTTGCCGGAGCCGGAGACGCCGGTGAGGCAGACGAAGAGGCCGAGCGGAAGCTCCAGGTCGAGCTTCTTCAAGTTGTGGCGGGACGCGCCGCGGAGTTCGAGCTTCGCCTTGCCCGGCTTGCGGCGCTTGGCGGGGATCGCGATCGATTTGCCGCCGTTGAGCCAGGGCAATGTGCCGATTGCGGATTTGGGGAGCTTGCGGCTGGAAGCCGGAGCCACGGGTCCTTGATAGACCAGCTCGCCGCCGTGGATGCCCGCGGCGGGGCCGATGTCGAGGATCTGGTCGGCGGCGCGCATCACGGCCTCCTCGTGCTCGACCACGACGAGCGTGTTGCCCTTGTCGCGCAGGCCATGCATCACGCCGACGAGGCGGTGGATGTCACGCGGGTGAAGGCCGACGGTGGGCTCGTCGAGGACGAACAGGGTATTTGTTAGAGAAGCGCCAAGGCAGGTGGTGAGATTGACGCGTTCGATTTCCCCGCCGCTCAGGGTGCGGGCGGGGCGGTCAAGCGTGAGATAGCCGAGACCGACCTCATCGAGATACTTCAGCCGGGAAGTAATCTCGGTGAGGATGAGCTTGAGGGAAGAGTCCTGGGTGCCGAGTGATCGGTGGTCGGTGATCAGTGTGGAGAACCAGGACGAGAGATCGGTAAGAGGCAGGCTCCACAGGTCGGGCAGGGTCTTGCCGTCGATCTTGAAGCAGAGGGCTTCCGGTTGGAGGCGCTTGCCGCGGCAGGTGGCGCAGGTGGTGTAGGATCGGTAGCGGCTGAGGAAGATGCGGACGTGCATCTTGTAGGCCTTCGTCTCCAGCCAGTCGAAGAAGCCCTTCACGCCATACCAGCCGCCGGAGCGCCAGAGTTCCTCAAGGTCCTCGGGCGTGGTCGATCTACGGTCTCCATAGTAGATCCACTCGCGGGTGTCGTCGTCCAGGTCTTCCCATGCGGTGTTGATGTCGATGCGGCGTTCCTTGCAGCAGCGCAGCAGGTCGCGCTGGCATTCCTCGCCGCGTTCGCCTTGGAAGGGCTTGATGACACCTTGCCGGATGCTAAGCGCGGGATCGGGGACGGATTTCTCCAGATCGAGGCCGATGACCCGGCCGAAGCCGCGGCACTTGGGGCAGGCGCCCAGCGGGTTGTTGAAGGAGAAGAGCGCCGACGACGGCGCGCGCAGGGAGTTACCCGTTGCGGGGTTGGTCCACGTCGCGGAGAACGCCCGAAAGGAGGCCTGCGGCGATGATGCCACCGCCACGGTTGCGTGGCCCTTGCCCAAGGTGAAGGCGTGCTCGAGCGCCTCGAGGAGCCGGGTGCGGTTGTCGGGAGTGAGGCCGAGGCGATCCTGGATGACGCTGACCGTGCCGGTCTTCAGACCCGCGCTCCCGGGCGTGTCGGTGCGGAAAATCTCGTCGCCGATCAGGACGCGGAGGTAGCCCTGCTGGCCGAGGAAAGGGAAGAGGTCCTCACTCTTCGTATCGGAAGGAATGGCGACGGGGAAGGTGACGAGGACCTGCTGCCCGGCGAAGTTCTCGAAGGACCAGGCCGTCGCACCCTCCGGCGAGTCGGGAGAGATCTCCTCGCCGGTATCCGGGTCGTAGCCCTTGGCGGTGCGGGCGAAGAGCAGCTTCAGGTAGTCATTGATCTCGGTCAGCGTGCCGACGGTCGAGCGGGTGGTGCGGATGTTGTTCTTCTGCTCGATCGCGATCGCCGGCGGGATGCCATCGATGTGATCGACATCCGGCTTGTCCATGCGGTCGAAGAACTGCCGGACGTAGGGAGAAAAGGTCTCCACATAGCGCCGCTGGCCCTCGGCGTAGAGGGTGTGAAAGGCGAGCGAGGACTTCCCCGAACCGGACGGCCCGGTGACGACCGTGAGCTGGCCGAGCGGGATGTCGATATTGAGGCCTTTCAGGTTGTGCTGGCGCGCACCACGGATCTGGATGGCGGCTTGCGGACGTGAGGGAGCGGACTTCTTCGCGGGCACGGCGGGGACAGTAGGCAGGACCGCGGAGCGCGCTAGTGGATATTGTGCGTATGAACGCCTATCCGGCGCTTGGCCCTTCAGCAGGGCTTGCGCCACGCGGGTCCCGGTGCCATGACCCGGGCGTGGAATCCATGGAGGAAATCGTCGCCCGCGAGGTCGGCGCAGATGGCTTGGCAGCGATGGTTGCGGCCTTTTACCGGCGGGTGCGGACGGACGACGTGCTCGGACCCCTTTATCCGGAGCAGGACCTGGAGGGGGCCGAAAAGCGGCTGCGCGAGTTCCTGCAGTTCCGCTTCCTCGGGCACGAGGTCTACGTGGAAAACCGAGGCCACCCTCGCCTCCGCATGCGGCATTTCCCGTTCGCGATCGGCGACAAGGAAGTCGCGCGGTGGGTGGAGTTGATGGAGGCCGCGATGGACGAGTCCGGGATCAGCGGTGAAGCCTGGTCGGTGATGTCGCCGTTCTTCGCGCAGGTCGCGGAGTTCTTGAAGAACCGCTGAAGACGGTTCTATTCGGCTTGCTCCTCCGGCTTGCGGACAAGGCGGACGGCGTCGCCGCGATTGTTCTGCCCCGCCAGAATGGTGCCTTCTTCTTGCGGGGAAAGCTCGTCAACGAATCCGCTGCCCCAGGAGATCACGTAGCGGACCTTCTCGGCGTTCAGCAACTCCTTGATCCACTGGCCTTTGTCGCCGCGAGAATTCTTGCAGGTGCCGTCCCCGGCGAAAGTGACAACCGTGTTGGAGGTTTTCGAGGCCCATTCGCCAACGATCAAGCTTTCAACGGCGGGGGTGGGAGTGGCCTTCGCCACGCCTACGGATGAGAGCCAAGTGTCGAGATCCGCCGCCTGCGCGACCTTTTCGTCGAGGGCTGCGCCCACCTTCGAGTCTCCGGCCTGCTTGGCTTTCCCGGCTGCCTCGGCAATCCGGGAAACATAGGCGTCGCGGATCTTGGTCGCCTTTGACTCGAAAGTCTCGTCGATGGACTTCTGCTTGCGGGAGGCGAATTCGGCGACCTTGGCCATGCGCTCGGACAGGTTGATGCCGCTGTCGGAGTCGACCCGTGTCGGGACGCGGTCGTCTACGGCGAGGCGCTTGAGGCGTTCGGCGTGGGGCCGCCAGGTGATTTGATCACCCTTGCCGAGGGTCCGGACCCACCCGTCGAGATCCGAAGCGAAAGTCTTGGCGTTGGTGGCGAGCTCCTTGGCGCGGTCCTTTTCGAGGGCTTCCAGCAGGCTCTTGGCCTTGGTCTCCAGCTCGACGATGGCGGGTGGCAGTTCGACGGCTTCGTCGGGGAACTCGGTCGGATGCGTCTCCTCCTCTCCCGTCACGATGGCGCTGGTGTTATTCGGCCCGGAGTGGGAGTTGCCCGAGTCGGCGACTTCGGGCTCAGCGGTGGCACCGGAGTCGTCCGGCGTGGCCGGATCCCGCTTTGCGGGTGAGGCGTCGTGCGGAATCGGCGCGGGCTTCGAGTTGCCGGAAGAGGATTTGGGTTTCGCCGAGGGATCAGCGGTCGAGGCCGGATTCGCTTTCGAGTCCTTGTAGGCGGCCTCTTGCGCCGCCTTGTCCTTCTGCATGCCTTGCAGCTTCTTCCACGCGACGGCGGAGATGACGATCAAGACGGCCAGGACGCCGGCTTGGGCCACGAGATTGGAGTTGCCGCGGCTTTTCACCATGACCGGGGCGGCCTCGGCGATGGGGCGCGGTGGCCGGACCGGCGCATGCGAAACAATGCCGCCGGTGGCGCGCGGCGGGGGGACGCGGGTTCCGCCACGCAGCCATTGGTCAAGAGCCGCGGACATCGCCTCAGCATTCGCATAGCGCATGCTGGCCGCCGGATGCATCGCGATCGCGCAGATGATATCGAGCGCGGGATCGCAGCTGACGATGGTGGACGGCGGCGGTGGTGGGAGATCGTAGGGCGGACAACGTCCGATGAGCAGTTCGTAGAGCACCACGCCGAGCGCGAAAATGTCTGAGCGGTGATCGGCGTGATCCGGCTCGCGGATGATTTCCGGCGCGGAGTAGCCGGGAGTGCCCATCAGCAGGCCGGTGGAACCGGCACCCGCCGGGCGGGCCAGGCCGAAGTCGCCGACCTTGGGCTCGGCCTTCGGGGTGAGCAGGATATTCGCCGGCTTGATGTCGCGGTGAATGACGCCGTTTTCGTGGGCGTGGGCGAGGCCGTCGCAGATGGCTTTGACGATCGTGACGGCCTGGCGCGCCTCGACGGGGAGGTTGTGCGCGGAGTGGAAAAGCGACTTGCCCGGCACGTACTCCATCACGATGTACGGCATACCATCGGCATCGCCGAAGTCATAGACACCGATCAGATTCGGGTGATTGAGCCGGGCCATGGCCTTGGCCTCGGTCTCAAACGAGCGGCGGAATTCCGGGTCGGCCCCGAGTTCCCGCGGCAGGATCTTGATGGCGACATCCCGGTCGAGGCTGCGCTGGCGGGCCTTGTAGACCGCACCCATCCCCCCTTGGGCAATGAAAGCGATCAAGTCGTAGGCCGGCAGCAGGCGCTCGAGGATCTCCAGCGACGGGGGATCAAAGGATTCCGCATTCATGGGAGGACAGTCGGGAGTCTCACGGAGGAGGTGGTTCTGCACCCGGAGGCACGACGGGCGTCGGGCTCGGGGGCGGTGTTTGCGGCGTGCCTTCAGGCGCGAAGCGGATGGTGCTGGGATCGGGCTTCTTGTCCTCTTCTTCCTGCTTCTTTTTCAGGGCGGCGTTGTGGGCG
Coding sequences within it:
- a CDS encoding serine/threonine-protein kinase; translated protein: MNAESFDPPSLEILERLLPAYDLIAFIAQGGMGAVYKARQRSLDRDVAIKILPRELGADPEFRRSFETEAKAMARLNHPNLIGVYDFGDADGMPYIVMEYVPGKSLFHSAHNLPVEARQAVTIVKAICDGLAHAHENGVIHRDIKPANILLTPKAEPKVGDFGLARPAGAGSTGLLMGTPGYSAPEIIREPDHADHRSDIFALGVVLYELLIGRCPPYDLPPPPPSTIVSCDPALDIICAIAMHPAASMRYANAEAMSAALDQWLRGGTRVPPPRATGGIVSHAPVRPPRPIAEAAPVMVKSRGNSNLVAQAGVLAVLIVISAVAWKKLQGMQKDKAAQEAAYKDSKANPASTADPSAKPKSSSGNSKPAPIPHDASPAKRDPATPDDSGATAEPEVADSGNSHSGPNNTSAIVTGEEETHPTEFPDEAVELPPAIVELETKAKSLLEALEKDRAKELATNAKTFASDLDGWVRTLGKGDQITWRPHAERLKRLAVDDRVPTRVDSDSGINLSERMAKVAEFASRKQKSIDETFESKATKIRDAYVSRIAEAAGKAKQAGDSKVGAALDEKVAQAADLDTWLSSVGVAKATPTPAVESLIVGEWASKTSNTVVTFAGDGTCKNSRGDKGQWIKELLNAEKVRYVISWGSGFVDELSPQEEGTILAGQNNRGDAVRLVRKPEEQAE